The sequence TGACGGCAACCAGGCCGCGCTCATCTCCGAAAGTTTCGGCCTTCCGGTCCTCGACAGCGACGGCATCCGCGACTTCCACCAGCGCAGCCTGATCGAAGGCGCCGATACCCTCTCCGAGGGGCTTTCCGACAAGGCGATGCAGATTCACCTGCAGCGGATCGTCGGCTCCTATGTCGGCTCCGCCTACGGGGCAGGTCAGTTCTACTCCAAGGCCGTCACCGAGGCGAAAGACGCCACGGCCAAGCTCGCCAACGACATCCGCGACGAGGATCTGGACGGACCGGTCGGTTTCGACAGCAACGCCCAGCGCAAGCGCGAATTCGCGGCCGACATGGGGCTTCAGTCCCACGCCCTGCGCATGGCCGCCGAGGGTGCCGTCGCCGCTTACGAGCATATCGTCGGCGAGACCTGGAAGCCCTACGAGCGTCAGGTCGAAAATCCCGGCCAGACCGTCAGCCGGCAGGCGGCCGACCTCCAGATGGCGGCGCTCGGCTAGCCAATCCCGGGCGGAGCTTCGGCTCCGCCCTCATCTTCCCATCGAGGCTGGTGTCCTTGCGGACACCGGCCTTTTCGCATGTGCGTCGCCAAGGAAACCCGACAAATGAAAACGATCCTGCAGGCCGCGCCAGTCGCGGCCGTCACGAATGTTGGTCCTGCTTCGGTCCTCGGCCCGCGAAACGGCTGCGCCGTCCTTCACTGACGTTGCGGCCCGCAACCGACATCTATCCTTTTTCCGATTGCTCTCGAGCGGGTTCGCGAACCTGCGGTCCTGCGCCTGCGGACCTCGTGACGGCCGCGACTGGCGCGGCCTTGAATGGAGGTTTTGGAAAATGAGCAGGAAAGATTGCAAACCCCGGGTCGATATCTATGCGAAGATCACCGACCGCATCGTCGCGGATCTGGAAAAGGGTGTGCGCCCGTGGGTCAAGCCCTGGAGTGCGGCCAATACGACAGGTCGCATCACGCGGCCGCTGCGCCACAATGGGCTGCCGTATCAGGGCATCAATACGATGCTTCTCTGGTCGGAAGCAGTGGCGAGAGGCTTTGTCTCGCCCACCTGGATGACGTTCAAGCAGAGCGTTGAACTCGGCGGTCATGTCCGCAAGGGCGAGACCGGCTCGATGGTCGTCTACGCCAGCCGCTTCACCCGCACAGAAACTGATGTGAAAGGCGAGGAAGTCGAACGCGGCATTCCCTTCCTCAAGGCCTATACCGTGTTCTGCGCCGATCAGATCGATGACCTGCCGGCGCAGTATTACGGCAATCCCGCGCCGGTGGCCGATCCGGTCGAGCGCATCGAGCATGCCGATGCCTTCTTCACCAATACCGGCGCTATCATCCGCCACGGCGGAGACAAGGCATTCTTCAATCCGGCGCTCGACATCGTGCAGATGCCGCCCTTCGAGAGCTTTCGCGATGCCCCGAGTTACTATGCGACGTTAGGGCATGAGCTGACCCATTGGGTTGGATCGGAAAAGCGGCTTGATCGCAATCTCTCCCGCTACCACAAGCATCGCTCCTTCAGGGCGCACGAAGAATTGGTCGCGGATCTGGGCGGTTGTTTCCTGGCGGCCGATCTCGGCATCGTCCCTGAACTGGAACCGAGGCCCGATCACGCGAGCTATCTGGCCAGCTGGCTTGAAATTCTCAAGAACGAGAAGCGCTTCATTTTCGCCGCGGCGGCGCATGCCCAGCGCGCCGTCAACTATCTGCACGATCTCCAGCCGGGTGCGACGCAGGTCGCGGAGGCGGCGTGATGCTGCATTCTCCGAACATCATGGGGGAGGGCGCTGAGCCTTCCCCGCTCCGCTTGCGCGCGCTATCGCTTGGCGCTGGCGTGCAATCCACCACACTCGCTCTGATGGCGGCCCATGGCGAGATCGGCCCCATGCCCGACTGCGCTATTTTCGCTGATACCGGCTGGGAGCCTCAGGCCGTCTACGATCATCTCGCATGGCTGATGTCGCCGAACGTCTTGCCGTTCCCGGTCCATATTGTCTCGGACGGCAATATTCGCGAGCAGCTGATCGCGGCCGGGCAGGGCAACCGCTGGGCCTCGATCCCCGCCTTCGCCAGGACCGTCACGCCGGCAGGCGCGGTGGTCCCGGTTTTTGACGAGGACGACGAGGGCGAGCTCATCGAAGTCGCCACGCGCCAGACGACGACGGAGACCGTCTCGATCGGCATGATCCGTCGCCAGTGCACTACGGACTATAAGATTGTTCCAATCCGTCGGAAGGTGCGTGAGCTGGCGGGCCTGACGCGCAAGCGCTCTCCCTCGTTTCCGGTCGTCGAATGCTGGATAGGCATCTCGACGGACGAGATTGTTCGGGCAAAGCCGAGTTTCGAGGCGTGGCAGGTCAAGCGCTTCCCGCTGATCGAAAAGCGCTTGAGCAGGCGGGATTGCCTCGCCTGGCTGCGTCGGCACGACTATCCCGATCCTCCGAAAAGCGCGTGCATCGGCTGCCCGTTTCACAGCAACGCCGTATGGCGATCGATGCGCGAACAGGATGCCGTTGCATGGCAGGACGCCGTCGAGGTCGACCGGGCGCTGCGGACAGGACTCAGGGGCATTCGCGGCGAGGTATACCTGCATCGATCCTGCGTGCCGCTCGAGGACGTCGATCTATCGACCGCCGCTGACCGCGGGCAGCTCGATCTCTGGCCGAATGAGTGCGAGGGCATGTGCGGTGTATGAGGCCGGCTTTGCCCCCGTAACGTTCGGGCCCATCACACGCGAGGAGCTTAACGCCCATCTCGTTCTATAGGGTCACAGGATGGGCGAGATCCACCGCCCGACGCGCGGCTGGTCCTACGGCCTGCGCCACGAGGGCCGGCTGCTTGCCGTCGTCGCGACCGACACGCTCATACGTGAGCGTGTCGCCGGCTTGACGCGGCACGATGCAGTCGAGCTTTCGCGCCTGTGCGCAGCAAAACCGGATCTCTGCCGCGTGGCGCTGCGCCTCTGGCGATCCTTCGCCTTCCCGGCAATTGCTGTCGCACGCGGCTGCCGCTGGGCGGTCAGCTATCAGGATGCCGCCCTCCACAGCGGCAATCTCTTTCGGTTCGACGGGTGGGTTACACTCGGTCGATCGCGGAGCGGGACCGACTCCCGGTCCGGACGCCGGGGCCGAAGAAAGGTCATCTGGGGCTGGTGCGACGATCCGCAAATCAGGCGGAGCCGGGCCGTCGGTCTGGCGACGACGCCGACGGAGCGAAAGAGCGGACCGATTACCTTCAACGCCGAGGATGGCGTCGCGGCTGTTCCCTTCCAGATCGGCGATCTTGTCAATGTAGACGAGAATATCTACATTACTGGCAAGAACTATCTACATGGAGGCCCCATGCCAATCAATGTCAATAACCCGGAGGCTGATGCGCTGACGCGCAGGTTCGCCCATATGGCCGGCGTCAGCATCACCGATGCGATCGTCATCGCGATGAAGGAGGCGATCGAGCGCCGGCGTGATGCCGAGAGCCCGCTTCAGACGGCTGCACGGCTTCGTGAAAAGCATGGCGTGTCGCTGCGCAAGGCGGCGAAGAAGCCGCTCCCGCGCGAAGCTTTCGACAAGATGTGGGAATCGGAGTGATGTTCGTCGACGCGTGCGCGATCATCGCCGTGCTGTCCGATGAACCGGAAGCGGGCCGCGTCTCCGATGCCATCGCTTCCGGGAAGAATGCCTTCACCTCGCCGGTCGCCGTGCTTGAGGCGGTGCTCGGTCTTGCGCGTCCCGACAAGTTTGGTCTTTCGGTATCGGAGGTGGAGCCGATCGTTGCCGAGTTCCTCGACGAGCGCGGGATCGAGGTCCGGGATCTGCCGCCTGCAGCCGAGACCACCAGGCTGGCACTGTCGGCGGCTCACCGGTATCGCTCCGGCCGCCATGGCCTCAATCTCGGCGATTGCCTGCATTACGCCTGTGCGAAATATTTCGCGGTGCCCATTTTGGCCACGGCCGACGAGTTTCGCCAAACCGACGTTGCCACCGTTCCGTAACGAATGCCACCTCGGTCCCGAGGCCAGGAGGCGGCGCGCCTTAGCCGGCTGTAGTTTGTCGGTCCGCGATCGGGACCCCGCCTGTACGGTCGCCCCTAGCGGTTAGCCATTCAGCTTGAAACGAGAGCCGGATAGGCAGATTGCCGGTCGCTTCTCCCTATCGCGCACCATAGACGCAGCGTCGTTTCAATCCGTGGGTCAGCCTGACGCGTCGTGTCGGGCGCTTCTCTCGGTGATCTCCCAGTGCGTCACCGTGTCGAAGCCGGTGCGAGACAATGTGGCTGCGGTCCCGCCTTTGGATCTGAGGCGCTGCGTGGCCTGACTGCGGCCGCGATGGGCTCTCGACCGAAAAGTCGCGGGCTCTTGGGTATGACGCCGTCGACGGAAATGCCGATCTTCATTCCGGTTTCCACAAGGCCACGCCCATCTGCGTTCTCGATGTGACTGGTCTGACCGAAGGAGGATCCCGCGAGCGGTCTCTCGATCTTGTCCCGGCAACGGCCTTCGCGACTTTCTTCCCCTGACGGCTGCGCCGCCATTCCTCGCGGACCAAGAAAGTCGCTCCCGGCCGCCTTCCACTTCGTTCCAGCCTTTCAGGTGCCAGTCGATCGCCTCCGGTCCACCGACCGTCATCGAGGTCGCGATGGGCGCGGCCCGAGCAACAAAGGAATGAGACACATGGCTACCATCGGCACCTTCGCTTCCACGGGCAACGGCTTCAGCGGCTCGATCAAGACCCTCAACCTCAACGTCAAGGCCAAGCTGGTCCGCATCGACAACCCCTCCGACAAGGGACCGCACTTCCGCATCTTCTCCGGCAATGTCGAACTCGGCGCCGCCTGGCAGAAGGTCTCCGCTGAAGGTCGCGACTACCTCTCGGTCAAGCTGGACGACCCGAGCTTCCCCGCTCCGATCTACGCCACCCTGATCGAGGTGGAAGGCGAGGA comes from Hoeflea sp. 108 and encodes:
- a CDS encoding ArdC family protein, with protein sequence MSRKDCKPRVDIYAKITDRIVADLEKGVRPWVKPWSAANTTGRITRPLRHNGLPYQGINTMLLWSEAVARGFVSPTWMTFKQSVELGGHVRKGETGSMVVYASRFTRTETDVKGEEVERGIPFLKAYTVFCADQIDDLPAQYYGNPAPVADPVERIEHADAFFTNTGAIIRHGGDKAFFNPALDIVQMPPFESFRDAPSYYATLGHELTHWVGSEKRLDRNLSRYHKHRSFRAHEELVADLGGCFLAADLGIVPELEPRPDHASYLASWLEILKNEKRFIFAAAAHAQRAVNYLHDLQPGATQVAEAA
- a CDS encoding PSK operon transcription factor; translated protein: MPINVNNPEADALTRRFAHMAGVSITDAIVIAMKEAIERRRDAESPLQTAARLREKHGVSLRKAAKKPLPREAFDKMWESE
- a CDS encoding type II toxin-antitoxin system VapC family toxin, which produces MFVDACAIIAVLSDEPEAGRVSDAIASGKNAFTSPVAVLEAVLGLARPDKFGLSVSEVEPIVAEFLDERGIEVRDLPPAAETTRLALSAAHRYRSGRHGLNLGDCLHYACAKYFAVPILATADEFRQTDVATVP
- a CDS encoding DUF736 domain-containing protein, coding for MATIGTFASTGNGFSGSIKTLNLNVKAKLVRIDNPSDKGPHFRIFSGNVELGAAWQKVSAEGRDYLSVKLDDPSFPAPIYATLIEVEGEEGLQLIWSRPNRD